One region of Natronolimnobius baerhuensis genomic DNA includes:
- a CDS encoding DUF5789 family protein: MSDDNRELGVELGHLSDDLEGEEYPISQDELLEKYGDNEIGAGDETSTLRELLEPLNEDEYEDYGEVEQAIMNMVGDSAIGRKNYSDRTPPAAGEDRQDEGAPEQEGQREQESF; the protein is encoded by the coding sequence ATGAGCGACGACAATCGCGAACTCGGCGTCGAACTCGGCCACCTCAGTGACGACCTCGAGGGTGAAGAGTACCCGATCAGTCAGGACGAGCTGCTCGAAAAGTACGGAGACAACGAGATCGGAGCCGGCGACGAGACGTCGACGCTTAGGGAACTGCTCGAGCCGCTGAACGAAGACGAGTACGAAGACTACGGCGAGGTCGAACAGGCGATCATGAACATGGTCGGCGACTCCGCAATCGGACGGAAGAACTACAGCGACCGAACGCCGCCCGCGGCGGGTGAAGACCGCCAGGATGAGGGCGCACCGGAACAAGAGGGACAGCGAGAACAGGAGTCGTTTTAA
- a CDS encoding Tfx family DNA-binding protein, with amino-acid sequence MIDDVETLLTEIGFDSDASILTYRQAQVLALRERDISQADIAAELGTSRANVSSIESSARDNLEKARETVTFAEALRAPVQVRIPEGTDLYDVPDLVYEACDEAGVKVDHTAPDLMKVVSDAAGSAVTGRDVSTPLIVGVTADGMVRVRHQE; translated from the coding sequence ATGATCGACGACGTCGAAACCCTGCTCACAGAGATCGGCTTCGATTCGGACGCGAGCATCCTGACCTACCGACAGGCACAGGTCCTCGCACTACGCGAGCGCGATATTTCTCAGGCCGACATCGCCGCCGAACTCGGCACCTCGCGCGCGAACGTCTCCTCAATTGAATCGAGCGCCCGGGACAACCTCGAGAAGGCACGCGAGACGGTCACGTTCGCAGAAGCACTCCGCGCACCAGTTCAGGTCCGGATTCCGGAGGGAACGGACCTCTATGACGTGCCCGACCTCGTGTATGAGGCCTGCGACGAGGCCGGCGTCAAAGTCGATCACACCGCGCCGGATCTGATGAAAGTCGTCAGCGACGCCGCCGGATCGGCCGTCACCGGTCGCGATGTCTCGACCCCACTGATCGTCGGTGTCACCGCCGACGGAATGGTCCGCGTGCGCCATCAGGAGTGA
- a CDS encoding electron transfer flavoprotein subunit beta/FixA family protein produces MKILVPVTEVATVDDEFEIEGTAIAEQYLGADLNEWDEYAIEEAVQLQEAGVADEVITVTIGPEECEQTIRQALAKGADRAVRIWDDALEGIDLLGVEAKAALLSAVVEDEDPDLVLTGVQAGDGAFGATGVSLASTVGYEWAAVVNHLEHDLEDGVASVRRELEGGVEELTDVELPAVLTIQTGINEPRYASLRGIRQAQRKELEVLGLADLGVDESAIGAAISLTDMYEPESESDATVWEGSAEETAGQLAELLREKGVAQ; encoded by the coding sequence ATGAAAATTCTCGTACCGGTCACGGAAGTCGCGACCGTCGACGACGAGTTCGAAATCGAGGGGACTGCCATCGCCGAGCAGTACCTCGGGGCAGATCTCAACGAGTGGGATGAGTACGCAATCGAGGAGGCAGTCCAACTCCAAGAGGCAGGGGTCGCCGACGAGGTAATCACGGTGACGATTGGCCCCGAAGAGTGCGAACAGACCATCCGCCAGGCGCTCGCGAAGGGTGCCGACCGCGCGGTCCGAATCTGGGACGACGCCCTCGAGGGAATCGACTTACTCGGTGTCGAGGCGAAGGCGGCGCTGCTCAGTGCTGTCGTCGAGGATGAAGACCCAGATCTCGTCTTAACCGGCGTTCAGGCCGGTGACGGCGCCTTCGGTGCAACCGGCGTCTCGCTCGCGTCCACCGTCGGCTACGAGTGGGCGGCCGTCGTCAACCACCTCGAGCACGACCTCGAGGATGGCGTTGCCTCGGTTCGGCGCGAACTCGAGGGTGGCGTCGAGGAACTGACCGACGTCGAACTCCCGGCAGTCCTGACGATTCAGACGGGGATCAACGAACCACGCTATGCGAGCCTACGGGGGATTCGACAGGCCCAGCGCAAGGAACTCGAGGTGCTGGGGCTGGCTGACCTCGGCGTCGATGAGAGCGCGATTGGCGCGGCGATTTCGCTGACCGATATGTACGAACCAGAAAGCGAGAGCGACGCGACGGTCTGGGAGGGCAGTGCCGAGGAAACCGCCGGGCAACTGGCTGAACTGCTTCGCGAGAAGGGGGTGGCACAATGA
- a CDS encoding DUF5790 family protein, with translation MSQATFGDDEELFGEAANEMREDVESSLADGWDALPDADDVWETDADNVLGVLNGLKTALDSGDAEDHLRDAKKWFTMGQRADAFEDADDLEEEIGDLEEAIGSISEAGEQVGDLTSTIPALRGTLEDAGPSDADDNENEADADDEDDE, from the coding sequence ATGAGCCAAGCGACCTTCGGCGACGACGAGGAACTGTTCGGGGAAGCGGCCAACGAGATGCGCGAGGACGTCGAATCCTCGCTCGCAGACGGCTGGGACGCCCTTCCCGACGCCGACGATGTCTGGGAGACCGACGCCGACAACGTGCTGGGCGTGCTCAACGGCCTCAAAACCGCACTCGATTCCGGCGACGCCGAAGACCACCTCCGCGACGCCAAAAAGTGGTTCACGATGGGCCAACGCGCTGACGCCTTCGAGGACGCCGACGACCTCGAGGAGGAAATCGGCGACCTCGAGGAAGCCATCGGCTCGATTTCGGAGGCCGGCGAGCAGGTCGGCGACCTCACCTCGACGATTCCAGCGCTTCGTGGCACGCTCGAGGATGCAGGGCCAAGCGATGCTGACGATAACGAAAACGAGGCCGACGCGGACGACGAAGACGACGAGTAA
- the azf gene encoding NAD-dependent glucose-6-phosphate dehydrogenase Azf, with protein MAQSVLLTGAAGRVGDAILGDLAAEYEWRLMDRDPPTEDYPGEFVVADITDDDAVREAMDGIDAVIHLAGDPRKTAPWDSVLTNNIDGTQTIFEAAVDAGVEKFAFASSNHAVGHYETEDRTPDMYRADDDYLLDGTELPRPGNLYGVSKAAGESLGRYYHDEYGIAVVNVRIGNLTKGHPPIDYERGQAMWLSYRDCAHLFDRCVKADYDYEIVYGISDNDRKYYSLERAKDVLGYEPQDNSAHHD; from the coding sequence ATGGCACAGTCCGTCCTGTTGACTGGGGCTGCGGGGCGCGTCGGGGACGCGATCCTTGGCGACCTCGCCGCGGAGTACGAGTGGCGGTTGATGGATCGGGATCCGCCGACGGAGGACTATCCGGGCGAGTTCGTCGTCGCGGACATTACTGACGACGACGCCGTCCGCGAGGCGATGGACGGAATCGACGCCGTCATCCACCTTGCTGGGGACCCCCGGAAGACCGCGCCGTGGGACAGCGTCCTGACGAACAACATCGATGGCACGCAGACGATTTTCGAAGCGGCCGTCGACGCCGGCGTCGAGAAGTTCGCCTTCGCCTCCTCGAACCACGCCGTCGGTCACTACGAAACCGAAGATCGGACGCCCGATATGTACCGCGCGGACGACGACTACCTGCTCGATGGGACGGAACTGCCCCGACCGGGCAACCTCTACGGCGTCTCGAAGGCGGCCGGCGAATCGCTCGGGCGCTACTATCACGACGAGTACGGTATCGCCGTCGTTAACGTTCGAATCGGCAACCTCACGAAGGGTCACCCACCAATCGACTACGAACGCGGGCAGGCCATGTGGCTCTCCTATCGCGACTGCGCGCACCTGTTCGACCGCTGTGTGAAAGCCGACTACGACTACGAAATCGTCTACGGCATCTCCGACAACGACCGCAAGTACTACTCACTCGAGCGCGCGAAAGACGTCCTCGGCTACGAGCCACAGGATAATTCGGCACACCACGACTGA
- a CDS encoding TRAM domain-containing protein produces MADCPLADDCPSFSERISGMGCNHYGDRGGKEWCNHYNQPIDDLKTQPVKSGEEIVVDVVDMHESGAGVGRTEDGFIVMVDGVLPEARARVKIERVHSNHARAEMLEKVPMDEDLDEGEDGDDDTDDDGDNASAEDSDDETGRSSATDRERLGSRDNFWGS; encoded by the coding sequence ATGGCAGACTGTCCACTCGCCGACGACTGTCCGAGTTTCTCCGAACGGATCTCGGGGATGGGGTGTAACCACTACGGAGACAGGGGTGGCAAAGAGTGGTGTAACCACTACAACCAGCCCATCGACGATCTGAAAACCCAACCGGTCAAATCCGGCGAGGAGATCGTCGTCGACGTCGTGGACATGCACGAAAGCGGTGCCGGTGTTGGCCGCACTGAAGACGGCTTCATCGTCATGGTCGATGGCGTCCTCCCGGAAGCCCGCGCTCGCGTCAAAATTGAACGCGTCCACAGCAACCACGCCCGCGCAGAGATGCTCGAGAAGGTGCCAATGGACGAGGACCTTGATGAGGGCGAAGACGGCGACGACGACACCGATGATGACGGTGACAACGCCAGCGCCGAAGACAGCGACGACGAAACCGGCCGGTCCTCCGCGACCGACCGCGAACGCCTTGGGAGTCGCGATAACTTCTGGGGCTCATAG
- a CDS encoding RNA-guided endonuclease TnpB family protein, which produces MTTTATKTLEATLVPPTTGKEQRLERTVATYRRALENAFESGADTQSAVNDVVTPYTLTSYAKDALKNYVPQLRRTYNASELEDDHPVRFTNRGFRIDHSDEREHEFCWRVPQAGRGNAFWIPLRINPKQESLWFDLFDEDETVGEFRLQQHRTNWVLHVTVEYDVAEPETLDDPTRIGFDIGESKLLTGCACQNDTPTQPYICDGGRARALRKEMFTTLKRLQERDAAEWRIDERFDHYQNALTDIVEKASREAVEYAKSFEDPVIVLEDLSYIRENLDYGKYMNRRLHAWAFARLTKRIEDKALEAGVPVEFVNPRYTSQTCHECGHIGSRGSQAEFKCTNAECWVTEYQADINAAANIAGRFDPWGESVPWKPERDDSPRNGCRCDTATGHRTPSRQSRQTTLAVFES; this is translated from the coding sequence GTGACGACGACCGCCACGAAAACGCTCGAAGCCACGCTCGTTCCGCCCACTACGGGCAAAGAGCAACGCCTTGAGCGTACCGTGGCGACCTACCGCCGTGCTCTCGAGAACGCCTTCGAGAGTGGCGCGGATACACAGTCGGCGGTCAACGATGTCGTTACGCCGTACACGCTCACGTCCTACGCCAAGGACGCGCTCAAGAACTACGTCCCGCAACTCCGTCGGACGTACAACGCCTCGGAACTCGAGGACGACCACCCGGTTCGGTTCACCAACCGGGGCTTCCGAATTGACCATTCCGACGAGCGAGAGCACGAGTTCTGCTGGCGCGTTCCACAGGCCGGACGTGGCAACGCTTTCTGGATTCCGCTTCGGATCAACCCCAAACAGGAATCGCTCTGGTTCGACCTGTTCGACGAGGACGAAACAGTCGGCGAGTTCCGACTGCAACAGCACCGAACGAACTGGGTGCTTCACGTCACCGTCGAGTACGATGTGGCCGAACCAGAGACACTGGACGACCCGACTCGAATTGGCTTCGATATCGGCGAGTCCAAGCTTCTGACGGGCTGTGCCTGTCAGAACGACACCCCGACCCAACCATACATCTGCGACGGCGGACGTGCGCGAGCACTCCGCAAAGAGATGTTCACGACCCTGAAGCGACTTCAAGAGCGTGACGCCGCCGAGTGGCGGATCGACGAACGCTTCGACCACTACCAGAACGCCCTGACGGATATCGTTGAGAAGGCGTCTCGCGAAGCCGTCGAATACGCCAAGTCCTTTGAGGACCCGGTGATCGTACTCGAGGATCTCTCGTACATCCGCGAGAACCTGGATTACGGGAAGTACATGAACCGACGCTTGCACGCGTGGGCGTTCGCCCGACTTACCAAGCGTATCGAGGACAAGGCCCTCGAAGCCGGTGTCCCGGTCGAGTTCGTGAATCCGCGCTACACAAGCCAGACGTGCCACGAGTGCGGACACATCGGTTCTCGTGGGTCGCAAGCCGAGTTCAAGTGTACAAACGCAGAGTGTTGGGTGACGGAGTATCAGGCAGATATCAACGCGGCCGCGAATATCGCCGGTCGCTTTGATCCGTGGGGAGAGAGCGTTCCCTGGAAACCGGAACGCGATGACTCGCCACGGAATGGGTGCCGTTGTGACACGGCCACAGGACACCGCACGCCGAGTCGGCAATCCCGACAAACGACGCTTGCGGTCTTCGAGTCCTGA
- a CDS encoding ABC transporter ATP-binding protein, whose product MSGSDIDWEDDDPFEEQREQAESPMRRLIFDYGRPYWFPMIVGLFSSIFARALDLLPALLLAVAIDAVFDEAVFHEQVPLTVLPEAWLPTSDTEQFAFVVIVIAGSFVLGAVFHWLRNWGFNSFSQDVQHDVRTATYDKMQRLDMEFFSNKQTGEMMSVLSNDVNQLERFLNEGMNSATRLIVMVVGITFLLFWLNPQLALVSLAPVPLIAIFTYLFVQKIQPKYAAVRSSVGKVNSRLENNLGGINVIKSSNTEEYESDRVEDVSQNYYDKNWGAIWLRIKFFPGLQVISGIGFVLTFLVGGYWVLMDTAPGPFTGTLETGVFVAFIMYTQQLVWPMAQFGQVINMYQRAEASSERIFGLMDEEGRIEREVDSDALEVRDGSVEYDHVEFGYDDSERIIDDVSFDVDGGETVALVGPTGAGKSTVLKLLLRLYDVDDGSISIDGQDLRDVSLPSLRRSMGYVGQDSFLFYGTVEENITYGTFDADREEIIAAAKAAEAHDFIQNLPDGYDTMVGERGVKLSGGQRQRIAIARAVLKDPDILILDEATSDVDTETEMLIQRSIDDLTENRTTFAIAHRLSTIKDADMILVLEDGQIVERGSHEQLLANGGLYSHLWGVQAGEIDELPQEFIERAQRRQARTEVDLDIDADDD is encoded by the coding sequence ATGAGCGGGAGTGATATTGACTGGGAGGATGATGATCCGTTCGAGGAGCAGCGCGAGCAGGCTGAGAGCCCGATGCGTCGGCTGATCTTCGACTACGGTCGTCCCTACTGGTTCCCGATGATTGTCGGATTGTTCTCGAGTATTTTTGCGCGGGCGCTGGATCTCCTTCCCGCACTCTTGCTTGCGGTTGCAATCGACGCGGTCTTTGACGAGGCAGTGTTTCACGAGCAGGTCCCGCTTACTGTCCTGCCGGAGGCGTGGCTCCCGACAAGCGATACCGAGCAGTTCGCGTTCGTCGTCATCGTCATCGCTGGCTCGTTCGTCCTCGGGGCGGTCTTTCACTGGCTTCGTAACTGGGGATTCAACTCCTTCTCGCAGGACGTCCAACACGATGTCCGAACCGCGACCTACGACAAGATGCAGCGCCTCGATATGGAGTTCTTCTCGAACAAACAGACTGGCGAGATGATGTCGGTGCTCTCGAACGACGTCAACCAACTCGAGCGATTCTTAAACGAGGGGATGAACTCCGCGACGCGCCTGATCGTGATGGTCGTCGGCATCACCTTCCTGCTGTTCTGGCTCAACCCACAACTCGCGCTGGTCTCGCTCGCGCCCGTGCCGCTGATCGCCATCTTCACCTATCTCTTCGTCCAGAAAATCCAGCCTAAGTATGCGGCCGTTCGCTCCTCGGTCGGGAAAGTCAACTCACGACTCGAGAACAACCTCGGCGGCATCAACGTCATCAAGTCCTCGAACACCGAGGAGTACGAGTCCGACCGCGTCGAGGACGTCTCACAGAACTACTACGACAAGAACTGGGGCGCAATTTGGCTGCGAATCAAGTTCTTCCCCGGTCTGCAGGTCATCTCGGGGATCGGCTTCGTCCTCACCTTCCTCGTCGGTGGGTACTGGGTGCTCATGGACACCGCGCCTGGGCCGTTCACTGGCACACTCGAGACCGGTGTCTTTGTCGCCTTCATCATGTACACCCAGCAACTCGTCTGGCCGATGGCCCAGTTCGGACAGGTCATCAACATGTATCAGCGCGCCGAGGCCTCGAGCGAGCGGATTTTCGGCCTGATGGACGAGGAAGGGCGAATCGAACGCGAAGTTGATTCCGACGCGCTCGAGGTTCGCGACGGAAGCGTCGAGTACGACCACGTGGAGTTCGGCTACGACGACAGCGAGCGCATCATCGACGACGTGTCGTTCGACGTCGACGGCGGGGAGACGGTCGCACTCGTCGGCCCGACAGGCGCAGGCAAGTCAACCGTCCTGAAACTCCTGCTTCGACTCTACGACGTCGATGACGGGTCGATCAGCATCGACGGACAGGATCTCCGCGACGTGTCCTTGCCGAGTTTGCGCCGGTCGATGGGCTACGTCGGGCAGGACTCGTTCCTGTTCTATGGCACCGTCGAGGAGAACATCACCTACGGAACGTTCGACGCCGACCGTGAGGAGATCATCGCGGCCGCGAAAGCCGCCGAAGCCCACGACTTCATTCAGAATCTGCCCGACGGCTACGATACGATGGTCGGCGAACGCGGCGTCAAACTCTCGGGTGGCCAGCGCCAGCGCATCGCCATCGCTCGTGCCGTGCTCAAAGATCCGGATATCCTCATCCTGGATGAGGCGACGAGCGATGTCGACACCGAGACCGAGATGCTCATCCAGCGCTCCATCGACGACCTCACCGAAAATCGGACCACGTTCGCCATCGCCCACCGGCTCTCGACGATCAAGGACGCAGACATGATCCTCGTCTTAGAGGACGGCCAGATCGTCGAACGCGGCTCCCACGAGCAACTGCTCGCAAACGGGGGTCTCTACTCGCACCTCTGGGGCGTCCAGGCCGGCGAAATCGACGAACTGCCACAGGAGTTCATCGAGCGCGCCCAGCGCCGCCAGGCTCGAACGGAAGTCGACCTCGATATCGACGCGGACGACGACTGA
- a CDS encoding aminopeptidase: MDERIREHAAVLVDWSARVESGDNVVLSVGPEAHELAVAVAEKLGERGANLLSTYSSGELSRAYLQAHDDEFDENPAHELALYEEADVYLSLGGGRNMSATADVPGDTHTAHRRARQDIREARYETRWVSTLHPTRSLAQQANMAYEEYQDFAYDAILRDWESLADEMANMKALLDDGSEVRLVSSGTDLTMHIEGRTAVNSAASVEYDSHNLPSGEVFTAPTATEGEVTFDVPMTLRGDPVRNVRLEFADGEVVDYDAEQGADVIADILETDAGANRLGELGIGMNRGIDRYTDTILFDEKMGDTVHLALGRAYDACLPEGESGNDSAIHVDMITDMSDESRLEIDGKVVQRNGRFRWEDGFEAE; this comes from the coding sequence ATGGACGAACGTATCCGCGAACACGCGGCAGTACTGGTCGACTGGAGCGCTCGCGTCGAGTCGGGAGATAACGTCGTACTCTCGGTGGGGCCTGAGGCCCACGAACTCGCCGTCGCCGTCGCCGAGAAACTCGGCGAACGTGGCGCAAACCTGCTGTCGACCTACAGTTCCGGCGAACTCTCGCGTGCGTACCTGCAGGCACACGACGATGAGTTCGACGAGAATCCGGCCCACGAACTCGCACTCTACGAGGAGGCTGACGTCTATCTCTCACTCGGCGGCGGCCGGAACATGAGCGCGACAGCCGACGTGCCGGGAGACACCCACACGGCTCACCGCCGCGCCCGCCAGGACATTCGCGAGGCACGTTATGAGACGCGCTGGGTGTCAACGCTGCATCCAACTCGCTCGCTTGCTCAACAGGCGAACATGGCCTACGAGGAGTACCAGGACTTCGCCTACGACGCAATTCTACGCGACTGGGAGTCGCTGGCCGACGAGATGGCGAACATGAAAGCCCTGCTTGACGACGGCTCGGAAGTTCGCCTCGTCTCGAGTGGAACCGACCTCACCATGCACATCGAGGGTCGAACCGCAGTCAACAGCGCCGCTTCGGTCGAATACGACTCGCACAACCTCCCAAGCGGCGAGGTCTTTACCGCACCCACCGCCACCGAGGGCGAGGTCACCTTCGACGTGCCGATGACACTTCGCGGCGACCCCGTCCGAAACGTCCGCCTCGAGTTCGCAGACGGCGAGGTTGTCGACTACGATGCTGAACAGGGCGCAGACGTGATCGCCGACATCCTCGAGACCGATGCCGGCGCGAACCGACTCGGCGAACTCGGCATTGGCATGAATCGCGGCATCGACCGCTATACGGACACGATTTTGTTCGACGAGAAAATGGGCGACACCGTCCATCTGGCGCTCGGACGGGCCTACGACGCCTGTCTGCCAGAGGGCGAGTCAGGCAACGACTCCGCGATTCACGTCGACATGATCACGGATATGAGCGACGAGTCACGCCTCGAGATTGACGGCAAGGTTGTCCAGCGTAATGGACGATTTCGCTGGGAAGACGGCTTCGAGGCGGAGTAA
- a CDS encoding dihydroneopterin aldolase family protein → MDTAPTDAEAACFEAGIKFGTLYHQFAGTPLSPASADSIETAMEEAIQNQPHCTDVTVAVQHDALEADLADSSATYTELTGRFLEVEIVVEYEGCAVVTEMAMEDGYPLMEVVSVREERGSERTE, encoded by the coding sequence ATGGACACTGCGCCGACCGACGCCGAAGCCGCCTGCTTCGAAGCCGGCATCAAGTTCGGCACGCTGTATCACCAGTTCGCCGGCACGCCACTCTCGCCCGCGAGCGCCGACAGCATCGAGACTGCAATGGAAGAGGCAATTCAAAATCAGCCCCACTGCACCGACGTGACCGTCGCAGTCCAACACGATGCGCTCGAGGCCGACCTCGCCGACTCGAGTGCGACGTACACCGAACTGACCGGACGCTTTCTCGAGGTCGAAATCGTCGTCGAGTACGAAGGCTGTGCGGTCGTGACGGAGATGGCGATGGAAGATGGCTACCCGCTGATGGAGGTTGTCTCGGTTCGAGAAGAACGCGGTTCGGAACGAACGGAGTGA
- a CDS encoding PadR family transcriptional regulator: protein MDDLTGFQRDLLYVIAGADQPSGQNVKDEIESYYSADINHGRLYPNLDTLVNKELVEKGQLDRRTNYYEISDSGLQQIEERREWERQYINE from the coding sequence ATGGACGATCTGACTGGGTTCCAACGGGACCTGCTGTACGTCATTGCAGGAGCCGATCAACCCTCGGGACAGAACGTCAAAGACGAGATCGAATCGTACTACAGCGCCGACATCAATCATGGACGGTTGTACCCCAATCTCGACACGCTCGTCAACAAAGAGCTCGTCGAGAAAGGACAACTCGACCGGCGAACGAACTACTACGAAATTAGCGACAGTGGCCTCCAGCAGATCGAAGAGCGCCGCGAGTGGGAACGCCAATACATCAACGAGTAA
- a CDS encoding DUF309 domain-containing protein, giving the protein MRDQLRAGAAIYNDGYYHAAHDAWEARWLECEDGTDDERLLHGLIQATAAVFHVHEHNWEGAVGLADSAQSYLAGVPDDYRGVDLPPMRAMLETLASDPEVLERRAPVRLEHDGSHPQLADLDIDQTAIAAPILADEWGYDPEPLEQACTYAQTDLEAGADDSRFISLLFDFVREDDARGIIYQRLTGHVDRRQAREEDVQGLF; this is encoded by the coding sequence CTGCGCGATCAGCTCCGAGCCGGCGCGGCGATCTACAACGACGGCTACTACCACGCGGCCCACGACGCCTGGGAAGCGCGCTGGCTCGAGTGCGAGGACGGAACGGACGACGAGCGACTGCTCCACGGGCTGATTCAGGCCACTGCCGCGGTGTTTCACGTCCACGAGCACAACTGGGAGGGTGCCGTCGGACTGGCAGACAGCGCCCAGTCGTACCTCGCGGGAGTTCCCGACGACTATCGAGGCGTTGACCTGCCCCCAATGCGGGCGATGCTCGAGACGCTCGCATCGGATCCCGAAGTGCTCGAGCGCCGAGCACCGGTTCGACTCGAGCACGACGGATCGCATCCACAACTCGCTGATCTCGACATCGACCAGACCGCGATTGCGGCCCCGATTCTCGCTGATGAGTGGGGATACGATCCGGAGCCGCTCGAGCAGGCGTGTACGTACGCCCAGACTGATCTCGAGGCGGGCGCAGACGACAGTCGCTTCATTTCGTTACTGTTCGATTTCGTCCGCGAAGACGACGCTCGAGGAATTATTTACCAGCGATTGACGGGCCACGTCGACCGGCGACAGGCGCGTGAAGAAGACGTGCAGGGACTGTTCTGA
- a CDS encoding queuosine precursor transporter, which translates to MSHQHGSQPSAAPTVAHVALIGLFVAALVTAQVTAAKVLAFEIPFSLPVTGAELILPGAALAYALTYFASDCYTELYGRRAAQIVVNVGFALNFVVLALVWSTIAAPAQDPAVASEFESVLGASTNIVLGSLLAYIVSQNWDVIVFHWIRDRTGREKLWLRNIASTASSQAIDTVIFVSIAFAIAPLTLGVGFYPGFEGVIGLIIGQYLLKLAIAVADTPFVYAVVSLVRSRSDDEVAESAA; encoded by the coding sequence ATGAGTCACCAGCATGGATCCCAGCCGTCGGCCGCGCCGACGGTTGCACACGTTGCACTGATCGGACTGTTCGTCGCAGCACTCGTCACCGCACAAGTGACGGCTGCGAAAGTGCTCGCCTTCGAAATCCCGTTTTCGCTGCCGGTTACGGGCGCAGAACTTATCTTGCCAGGTGCAGCGCTCGCGTACGCGCTGACCTATTTCGCGAGTGATTGCTACACCGAACTGTACGGACGGCGGGCAGCCCAAATCGTCGTCAACGTCGGTTTCGCGCTGAATTTCGTCGTGCTCGCACTCGTCTGGTCGACGATTGCCGCACCAGCACAGGATCCAGCAGTCGCAAGCGAGTTCGAGAGCGTGCTCGGCGCGTCGACGAACATCGTTCTCGGGAGTCTTCTCGCGTACATTGTCAGTCAGAACTGGGACGTGATCGTCTTTCATTGGATCAGAGACCGGACCGGGCGCGAAAAGCTCTGGTTGCGAAACATCGCCTCGACGGCGAGTAGCCAGGCGATTGATACCGTGATCTTCGTCTCGATTGCGTTCGCCATCGCGCCGTTGACCCTTGGGGTTGGGTTCTATCCCGGGTTCGAGGGCGTTATCGGCCTGATTATCGGTCAGTATCTGCTGAAACTCGCAATCGCAGTCGCCGATACGCCATTTGTCTACGCCGTCGTCAGCCTCGTCCGCTCGCGCAGTGACGATGAGGTGGCCGAGTCAGCCGCCTGA
- a CDS encoding creatininase family protein → MHLSAATWPDVRDCEAELAVVPVGSTEQHGPHAPLGTDVLTAEAIADAGCERLEREVVRAPAIPIGVAEEHRQFPGTMWVSADTFRDYVREAVASLATHGFDRVVLVNGHGGNVDALREVGARLSRDGDAYAVPFTWFDAVGDHSSEMGHGGPLETSLLQALEPDLVREDRLEAASEGAADGWGEWVSHVNLAYDSTEFAENGVVGDPAAGDEKRGEELLELAGDALAQLLEAVAERDVSRPDRR, encoded by the coding sequence ATGCACCTCTCTGCTGCGACGTGGCCCGACGTTCGCGACTGCGAGGCGGAGCTTGCGGTCGTCCCGGTCGGGAGTACGGAACAACACGGCCCCCACGCGCCGCTCGGAACCGACGTGCTCACCGCCGAGGCGATTGCCGACGCCGGCTGTGAGCGCCTCGAGCGCGAGGTGGTCCGCGCACCCGCGATTCCAATCGGTGTCGCCGAGGAACACCGCCAGTTCCCGGGGACGATGTGGGTGTCTGCGGACACGTTCAGAGATTACGTCCGCGAAGCAGTCGCGAGTCTTGCCACGCACGGCTTCGACCGCGTCGTGCTGGTCAACGGCCACGGCGGCAACGTCGACGCACTCCGAGAGGTCGGCGCGCGACTGAGTCGCGACGGCGACGCCTACGCCGTCCCGTTCACCTGGTTCGACGCTGTCGGCGACCACTCGAGTGAGATGGGCCACGGCGGCCCGCTCGAGACCTCGCTCCTGCAGGCGCTCGAACCCGACCTCGTTCGCGAGGACCGACTCGAGGCAGCCAGCGAGGGCGCTGCCGATGGCTGGGGAGAGTGGGTGAGCCACGTCAATCTGGCCTACGATTCGACCGAGTTCGCGGAAAATGGTGTCGTCGGCGATCCGGCAGCCGGCGACGAAAAACGGGGTGAGGAACTGCTCGAGTTGGCTGGCGACGCGCTGGCGCAGCTACTCGAGGCGGTTGCCGAACGGGACGTATCACGGCCCGACCGGCGCTGA